A window of Streptomyces sp. NBC_01241 genomic DNA:
CATCTGCAATACGTTCTCCGAACTGACGCCGTGCAACGGACACCTGCAGATCCTCGCCGACGCCGTGAAGCGCGGTGTGCTGCAGGCGGGCGGCTTCCCCCTGGAATTTCCCGCGATGTCTCTCGGCGAACCGTTCCTGCGGCCGACGTCGATGCTCTACCGCAACCTGGCCGCCATGGAGATCGAGGAGCAGATCCGGGCCAATCCGATCGACGCCGTCGTGCTGCTCACCGGGTGCGACAAGACGACGCCGGCGGCTCTGATGGGCGCGGCCAGCGCGGGCGTACCCGCCATCGTCCTCACAGGCGGCCCCATGCTCAACGGCCGGTTCAAGGGCCGGAACGTGGGATCCGGCACCGACATCTGGCGGATGACGGAGGAGTTGCGCGCCGGGACGATCTCGCAGGAGGAGTTCACCGAGTTCGAGTCGTCCCTGAACCGTTCCGCGGGTCACTGCATGACCATGGGCACGGCCTCCACCATGGCCTGCCTGACGGAGGCCCTGGGCATGATGCTGCCCGGTGGTTCCGGGCTGCCGGCCGTGGACGCCCGGCGTGGCACGCTGGCAGAAGAAACCGGCGCACGGGCCGTGGCGCTCGCGGGGAGCGATCTCACCCCGCGGCGCATCATGACGCGGGCGGCCTTCGAGAACGCGGTCCGGATCAACGCGGCGATCGGCGGGTCCACCAACGCGGTGGTGCACCTGCTCGCCCTGGCCGGACGGCTGGGGGTGCCCCTGGAACTCGACGACTTCGACCGCCTGGGCGCCGAACTTCCCCTGCTCATCGACCTGATGCCCTCCGGGCGTTTCCTGATGGAGGAGTTCGCCTACGCCGGAGGACTGCCGGCGCTCGTCAACGACCTGCGGGACGCTCTGCACCAGGACACGGTGACGGTCACCGGCCTTTCCCTGACGGCCAATTGCGTGGGTGCGCAGGTGTACGACCGCGACGTCATCCGGGCCTTCGACAACCCGGTGCTGCCCGCGGGACGGGGGACGGCCGTGGTTCGCGGCAGCCTCGCCCCGGACGGTGCCGTCATCAAGCTGTCGGCCGCCGCGCCGCACCTGCTGGACCACACCGGCCCCGCTCTCGTCTTCAACTCCATCGAGGACTACCTCGCCGTTGCCGAGGACCCCTCACTCGATGTCCGCGCCGAGACGGTGCTCATCGTGCGCAACACCGGCCCGCGCGGTTACCCGGGCATGCCCGAGGTGGGCAACCTGCCGCTGCCGAAGAGGCTGCTGGACGCCGGGATCAGGGACATGGTGCGGGTATCCGATGCCCGCATGTCCGGAACGGCCTTCGGAACGTGCGTTCTGCACGTGGCGCCGGAGGCGGCGGTCGGCGGTCCGCTGGCGTTCGTCCGCACCGGCGACCAAGTCAGGCTCGACGTCCCCGGCCGACGGCTCGACGTGCTGATCGACGAGACCGAGATGGACCGGCGGCGCTCCGCGTGGCAGCGGCCGAAACCGCCCGTCACCCGTGGCTGGACCTACCTCTACACCGAACACGTCACCCAGGCCGACACCGGCGCCGACCTCGACTTTCTCGTCGGCGCGACCGACTCGCCCCCGCCCCGCCAAGCCTTCTGAGGAATCGACATGTCCGCACCTGTCCACAAGGATCTCGACACGCTGGTCCGCGGCGTCTCGCCCGTCCTGGAAGTCCCGTTCCACGATGACGGAGAGCTCGACCCCGACGGGTTCACCACGGTGGTGGACCGGGTACTCGCGGCTAGGGTCGGTTCGCTGATGTTCCCGGGCTTCGCGAGCGAGTTCCACAAACTCGACCCAGAGGAGAGGGCACTGCTCACTGGGCTTCTCCTGCGGCGGACCCGGCAGCGCCACGATGTGGCCGCCATCGTCTCCGTGCCGGACCACGCCACCCGGTCCGCGGTCCGCCAAGCGCTCCGGGCCGCCGAACTCGGGGCCGACGCCGTCAACCTGCTCCCGCCGCACTTCCTCGCGCCCTCCAAGGATGCCGTCACGGCCCATCTGCGCGAGGTACTCACCGCCGTCGATCCACTGCCCGTTGTGGTGCAGTACGCCCCGGCGCAGACCGGAACGGCGCTGGACGCACCCACCCTGCACCGGCTGGCCGCCGAGCACCCCAATCTGCGCTGGGTCAAGGTCGAGTCCGCCCCGCCGGGCCGGCTGATCGCGGCTCTGGCCGCCGGGCCACGTCCGCTGCCCTCGCTGGTCGGCTACGCCGGTCTGCAACTGCCGGACGCCCTGCGGCGCGGGGCGGTCGGCGTGCAGCCGGGCTGCTCCTTCACCGAGCTGTACGTCGAACTCTGGGAGCGCTGGGAGCGCGGCGACGAGGCCGAGGCCGTCGCCCTGCACACCCGGATGCTGCCCTACCTCTCGTACTGGATGCAGAACGTGGAGCTGATCATCGCCGTGGAGAAGGAGATCTCCGTGCGCCGTGGCTGGTTCGCGTCCGCGCACTGCCGGGTGCCGGGATACCTGCTGGACGAGGAGGAGCTGAGAATGATCGACCGCTTCTGCGCGGAGTTCGCCACCCTGGTACCGGAGCTTGCTCGATGAGCGCCGAAGTCGTCGTGTGCGGCGAGACCATGCTCCTGATGCTGGCCGAACCAGGGGTGCCGCTGGTACACGCGCTCTCGTTCCGCCGCTCCATCGCGGGCGCCGAGAGCAATGTGGCGGCGGGCCTGGCCCGGCTCGGACATGGCGTCCGCTGGCTCGGCCGCGTCGGTGACGATCCGGCGGGGCGGGCCGTGCTGGCCCAACTGCGCGCGCAGGGCGTGGACACCTCGTACGCGGTGACGGACCCCGAGGCTCCGACCGGGGTCCTCATACGTGACAGTCACCCTGCGCGCGCGATCGACGTGCAGTACCTGCGTGCGGGTTCGGCCGCGTCCCGGCTGTCGCCACACGAACTGGAGCCCCACATGTTCGAGGGGGCACGACTGGTACACATCACCGGGATCACCCCGATGCTGTCGGCCTCGGCGAACCGGGCGACATGGCGTCTGGTCGAACTGGCCCGAGCCGCCGGAGCGGTCCTCTCGTTCGATCCGAACATCCGCCACAAGCTCGGCTCACCGGACCGCTGGCGCGAGGTCATCAGTCCGCTGCTGGCCCACGCGGACGTGGTGCTGGCAGGCGAGGACGAACTGGAGCTACTGGGCGTTCCAGACCCGGCCTCCCTTCTGGGGATGGGCCCTGGAACGATCGTCGTCAAACACCGCGACAAATCAGCGACCTGTCTCATGCGCGAAGCAAAAGCGTGCCGCCAGCCCGCCTTCCAAGTCCCGGTCGCCGACCCCGTGGGAGCGGGAGACGCCTTTGCCGCAGGCTTCCTCTCCGGCCTGCTGCACGGTCACGGCCCGGATCAGTGCCTGCGCCAAGCCGCCGCTGTCGCGGCACTGGTAGTCCAATGCCCAACCGACACGGACGGCCTGCCCGACCGCGTCGGCCTCGACCGCGCCCTGGCTGCCCTCACCAGCACCAGCGGCGAAACCGTCATCCGCTGACGCCACCCACCGGCGGCGCACCACTTCAGGAGCAGGAGAGTACGAACATCATGTACCAATGGGAGACCACCCAGGCCGTCACCGCACAGCGCGTGTTCGGCATCATCCGCACCGCAGGACCGAAGCAAGCCGTCGCCGCAGCGGAAGCCGTGCTGAACGCCGGACTGCACGCCGTAGAGATCGCCCTCACCACCCCACGTGCCCTCACCGCCCTGGCCCGCCTCGCCGAGACCCACCCTGATGCGCTGCTCGGCGCGGGCACCGTCATCGACACGGCCGCCGCACGCGCCGCCGTCGAAGCGGGCGCCCGCTTCCTCGTGTCACCGAGCCTCCACCCGGAGGTCATCCGCACCGGCCACCGCTACGGAGTCCCGGTCTTCCCCGGCGTCGCGACACCCACCGATATGGTGCGCGCCCTGGAAGAAGGTGCTGACGCGCTCAAGCTCTTCCCGGCCTCGGCCGTCTCACCCTCCTGGCTGCGCGATGTGCGTGCCGCGCTCCCCCAGGCGCCGGTGCTACCCACGGGAGGTGTGACAATCGACAACGCGCCGGAATGGATAGCCGCAGGTGCAGTGGCCTGCGGCATGGGCTCGGCCCTGACATCGGGGGGTGCCCGCAGCGCCGGTGAACGGGTGAGCACACTCCTGCGCACACTCGCCGAGGCTCGTTGACAAGGAGTAGCGTGGAACTGCACGGGCTGCATGGTCAGGTGGTCGAGCGGATCGGGGAATCCCTCGCCGCGCAGGAGATCCGTGCTGGCCAGGTTCTCCGTCTCGAAGACGTACAGGACCGGTACGGAGTCTCCCGAACCGTGGCACGCGAGGCCGTCCGGGTCCTGGAGTCGAAGCGGATCGTCACCAGCCGGCCCCGTGTGGGCATCACCGTGCGGCCGATGGCCGAATGGAACCTCTACGACCCCCAGGTCATCCGATGGCGGTTGGCCTCCCCCTTCCGCAGCGCGCAGCTGCGCGAACTCACCGAACTGCGGGCCGCCGTGGAACCGTGTGCCGCTGCCCTCGCGGCAGTGGGCGCTTCGCCTGACACCCGCAATACGCTCGTCGAACTCGCCCGGACGATGGAGAGCATCGCCCATACCGATGACACCCAGGGCTTCATAGCGGCAGACCTGGCCTTTCACCGAGCTCTGCTCAACGCGTCGGGAAACGGCATGTTCGCCCAGCTCTCCGAAGTCACCGAGGAACTGCTTGTTGCCCGCCGCGACCTTCCTCTGATGCCGGACCACGTGGACACGGACGCAGTACGCCGCCATACAGAGGTGGCCGAGGCCATCGCCGAGGGACGCCCGGACGACGCCGCGCAGTGCGTCCGCGCGATCGTCGACTCCGCCCACCGCGAGGTAGAACAACTACTGGAAGGGGGCGCACACTGCGCGCTCAGCAGTCGCCCCATGCCCGAACGTGGTGACGCCACTTGACCGATCGCGGCCCCACCGGTCACCAGTTATGTGTTCGCTCATCGTCACAGCTCCTCACGGGACGCTCCGGTACGGCGGCGCCGGTCTCCTCGGCGTGGTCGCGGTAGTTGAGGCCGATGCACACCACCTTGCCAGGACGGGCGACCGGTGGGCCGATGGGCAGCCCTGTGGCGTCCAGGACGGGTAGCGTGCCGGCCCGCAGGGCCGTTGGGACCCGCTCGATGCCGCACGATGCCCGCGCCCCTGGCAGCTTGGTTCGTATGCTGTGGTGCCTGCCGCTGCGGTGTCGGAGGGGCGGGCACCACAGGGTCCGTCAGGTCGGCAGGAGTGCCGTGGTGCATGAGTCACATACGAGCACAGTACCCGTCTCGGCGTGTTCGAACCGGTGCTGCCGGATGGGGCGGCTCCT
This region includes:
- a CDS encoding sugar kinase codes for the protein MSAEVVVCGETMLLMLAEPGVPLVHALSFRRSIAGAESNVAAGLARLGHGVRWLGRVGDDPAGRAVLAQLRAQGVDTSYAVTDPEAPTGVLIRDSHPARAIDVQYLRAGSAASRLSPHELEPHMFEGARLVHITGITPMLSASANRATWRLVELARAAGAVLSFDPNIRHKLGSPDRWREVISPLLAHADVVLAGEDELELLGVPDPASLLGMGPGTIVVKHRDKSATCLMREAKACRQPAFQVPVADPVGAGDAFAAGFLSGLLHGHGPDQCLRQAAAVAALVVQCPTDTDGLPDRVGLDRALAALTSTSGETVIR
- a CDS encoding FadR/GntR family transcriptional regulator, with translation MELHGLHGQVVERIGESLAAQEIRAGQVLRLEDVQDRYGVSRTVAREAVRVLESKRIVTSRPRVGITVRPMAEWNLYDPQVIRWRLASPFRSAQLRELTELRAAVEPCAAALAAVGASPDTRNTLVELARTMESIAHTDDTQGFIAADLAFHRALLNASGNGMFAQLSEVTEELLVARRDLPLMPDHVDTDAVRRHTEVAEAIAEGRPDDAAQCVRAIVDSAHREVEQLLEGGAHCALSSRPMPERGDAT
- a CDS encoding bifunctional 4-hydroxy-2-oxoglutarate aldolase/2-dehydro-3-deoxy-phosphogluconate aldolase, which produces MYQWETTQAVTAQRVFGIIRTAGPKQAVAAAEAVLNAGLHAVEIALTTPRALTALARLAETHPDALLGAGTVIDTAAARAAVEAGARFLVSPSLHPEVIRTGHRYGVPVFPGVATPTDMVRALEEGADALKLFPASAVSPSWLRDVRAALPQAPVLPTGGVTIDNAPEWIAAGAVACGMGSALTSGGARSAGERVSTLLRTLAEAR
- a CDS encoding dihydrodipicolinate synthase family protein, whose amino-acid sequence is MSAPVHKDLDTLVRGVSPVLEVPFHDDGELDPDGFTTVVDRVLAARVGSLMFPGFASEFHKLDPEERALLTGLLLRRTRQRHDVAAIVSVPDHATRSAVRQALRAAELGADAVNLLPPHFLAPSKDAVTAHLREVLTAVDPLPVVVQYAPAQTGTALDAPTLHRLAAEHPNLRWVKVESAPPGRLIAALAAGPRPLPSLVGYAGLQLPDALRRGAVGVQPGCSFTELYVELWERWERGDEAEAVALHTRMLPYLSYWMQNVELIIAVEKEISVRRGWFASAHCRVPGYLLDEEELRMIDRFCAEFATLVPELAR
- a CDS encoding IlvD/Edd family dehydratase produces the protein MTEPETPSAADPATGGAGLRSRAWFGDGGKNGFIARHHLRAMGRGGHNFDGRPVVGICNTFSELTPCNGHLQILADAVKRGVLQAGGFPLEFPAMSLGEPFLRPTSMLYRNLAAMEIEEQIRANPIDAVVLLTGCDKTTPAALMGAASAGVPAIVLTGGPMLNGRFKGRNVGSGTDIWRMTEELRAGTISQEEFTEFESSLNRSAGHCMTMGTASTMACLTEALGMMLPGGSGLPAVDARRGTLAEETGARAVALAGSDLTPRRIMTRAAFENAVRINAAIGGSTNAVVHLLALAGRLGVPLELDDFDRLGAELPLLIDLMPSGRFLMEEFAYAGGLPALVNDLRDALHQDTVTVTGLSLTANCVGAQVYDRDVIRAFDNPVLPAGRGTAVVRGSLAPDGAVIKLSAAAPHLLDHTGPALVFNSIEDYLAVAEDPSLDVRAETVLIVRNTGPRGYPGMPEVGNLPLPKRLLDAGIRDMVRVSDARMSGTAFGTCVLHVAPEAAVGGPLAFVRTGDQVRLDVPGRRLDVLIDETEMDRRRSAWQRPKPPVTRGWTYLYTEHVTQADTGADLDFLVGATDSPPPRQAF